From Montipora foliosa isolate CH-2021 chromosome 6, ASM3666993v2, whole genome shotgun sequence, a single genomic window includes:
- the LOC138006385 gene encoding beta-1 adrenergic receptor-like, with the protein MVPLITFLYVFLSSLITLGNVSVMLAVISTPTLRKATNFSLVSLAAADLFVGIVVLPLRILEAWTAFYWSRTTSWCKFSLGLTLLSLSASVLNLFIVTAERYFAIILPLVYHRKMTARRIFGALIFVWIVAILLSFSPFLGLKSSIVQERNHQHKICRFADTMSSEYLTTFACITVLMPTLFISFAYVRMYRAASKLKRRLKSLQVQPSRGQEITSALKESKSAKTIGIVVGVFYLCWIPFMIAVVLSAFFKDLVTPVVVLVISTLVFSNSAMNPVLYGYLNRDFRSAYKRLLSKAPCPYRIAFTHQERSYDLSDLSTQRKSFSFSVRSRNMDG; encoded by the exons ATGGTGCCATTAATAACTTTTCTATACGTTTTTTTGAGTTCTTTGATTACTTTGGGCAACGTTTCTGTGATGCTAGCGGTAATATCGACCCCAACTCTGCGAAAAGCGACCAATTTTTCGCTGGTATCCTTAGCAGCAGCGGATTTATTTGTTGGTATAGTTGTGTTACCTCTTAGAATTCTGGAAGCTTGGACAGCATTCTACTGGTCGCGAACAACTTCTTGGTGTAAATTCTCCCTAGGTCTGACTTTGCTGAGTTTGTCTGCTTCGGTTTTAAATCTTTTTATCGTCACAGCAGAGCGTTATTTTGCGATCATCCTGCCATTAGTGTATCACAGAAAAATGACTGCAAGACGAATTTTTGGGGCtcttatttttgtttggatTGTTGCTattttgctttcgttttccCCGTTCTTGGGGTTGAAAAGCTCCATAGTTCAAGAACGAAATCACCAACATAAAATTTGCCGGTTTGCGGATACCATGAGTTCCGAATATCTCACAACTTTTGCATGTATTACTGTGTTAATGCCAACTTTATTTATAAGCTTCGCCTACGTGAGGATGTATCGTGCTGCAAGCAAGCTAAAACGTCGGCTAAAATCGCTACAGGTACAGCCGAGCAGAGGACAGGAGATCACGTCCGCTTTGAAAGAATCCAAGTCCGCTAAAACTATTG GAATAGTTGTTGGTGTATTTTATCTGTGTTGGATTCCATTCATGATCGCAGTGGTTCTGAGCGCTTTCTTTAAGGATCTTGTCACTCCAGTTGTGGTGCTGGTGATTTCCACGCTTGTTTTCAGCAACTCCGCCATGAACCCAGTTCTGTATGGCTATCTGAATCGCGATTTCCGCTCAGCTTATAAGAGACTGTTATCCAAAGCGCCTTGTCCATATAGAATAGCTTTTACCCATCAAGAAAGAAGTTATGATTTATCAGATTTGTCTACCCAGAGGAAATCGTTCTCCTTCTCTGTTCGTTCAAGGAACATGGATGGTTGA